The Rosa chinensis cultivar Old Blush chromosome 7, RchiOBHm-V2, whole genome shotgun sequence DNA segment gcatagaaatgaaaagtcaactttagtacattttcctacttcgactaggagaaaccgagctaaacaaggaaggaggggcggcagactaatcAAACGAAATCCAAATAAGCTAAACCTTTCtagattcattctagacatctcaaggataatttcttatgaatagTGCAGGAACTATTTTGGAgtggaaaatcttcaaacaatcagttcaattttctgaaaaacaaaactggaaaactggacctgtaaggagtccagcagcctttccggcccaaccacatggaagtaAGCTCTAAAATTTTGGcagaatgatctacactcatggtggatcattttatatgaagaagtcgaaggcccattctgaattcgtggtggagatataattgaaggaataaaggagcagaaagtgactcaaaaccactccaaaactcatcattttcaCCTCCATTTAGTGCTCCATTATCTCCATTTAGTGCCCCATTATCTCCATTAGTGCTCCATTATCATGATTTATTTAAGGTCAACCCCTTTagcatggtagcctatatatagaggctaaaatgaaacaacacaacacacaattcatcaacaacaatctctaagattatccaagAGTCTCTCCAAGAGCAACCCCTCtgcttctcttaccggtgaccacactccagtctCAGAATCTtcaggagccgactgtcagtgccaccaaaccttcTGTCAACGTGCtttggtcctagtctcctcgggagccaactgtagtaccgcgaccacaacagtgacggaaccagccaagcaagggcaatgccctcgcaaaccagccaagctaaagtcatgctttagcaagttctccccacttcccagtgattttcgctttgctcgatctacaacgtcgagtatcgattgtgtgatattgaataaactaagcaaaagtcctcattacgaggcacaaagacccctacgacgaggttggtgctctcctcgtctacaatcacttgaagaagtcaggtcaagggacatccCCGATGACCACACCCAACGGTGCTGGCAACCCcgcgcgcagaaaagagactgttgaccaactgcagcaaaattggagccaaacaatgaGTTTGATATTATACGGCTACAAAAAGTTGGTTAAATGATGAACTTTGTCAGTGATATCCTTCAAAGTTCAACCTTCAAATACACTGCATCCTGCAAGATGCATGGTTAGATAGGACACGGTCTTGGATTGAATTGAGGCTTTCACCTCCAAACCCACATTCAGGTTGTCGAAATACAAATCGAGCCTTATGCGAATTATAAGGTTGCAAACCTGTTCATGGTCAATTTGGAAAAATTCATAGAACGCAGGTCACTTGGAATTCCCAGAGTCTTGTTTTGCGACAAGTGGAAATGTAGCATGTCATCGGCATACGAACTTAGATTCACTTCGGTGTTGGAGAAGGAAACCGTCAAACCGTGATAAGTTGAGTTGAAGAACATCATTGGGTTATTGATTACAGTGTTGACGCTCGAGGATCTCAGATGTCGATTCATATGTGGAGTCATCGAGAAAAGTGAGGTCTCAAATATTGAAAGAAGATGGTGAGTTACACAAAGGAAGAAGACGAAGTAGGAGGTCCAGGTTTGATTATGAGCAAAAAGACAATTTTGGCCATGCATATGATATGCACGTGGTTGTTTTAACCGAAGTTTAATAGAACTTTAACAAATGTATCTAATTTATGCTATTTTGAGAGTCCAGATACCTATTTGATTGTTTTTTAAGTTTGGGTACTATCTAGTTTGGTTCATAAAAGTACAGACCCTACCCATGATAAAAACCTTTGCATCAATGTAACTCCATATCATTCACAACATCTAAAGGTAGTACAGCCACCAAAAACAGAAGAATTTTCCCGAGTAACAGAAAATATgatgcggctattgccaccctaccattttctttgttcaccataCTTGCTTATTACaacctacattttaatttcaattattaaatttacttatctaacccacTTTTCTTTccatgacatatccaattaaaaaagaaaatttttctttaacgaaattttttatttaatttataccaataaaaaaaactaaaatatattaaagtttcctaataaaatcataatctaatttacctctatttgtttaattttttcttttaatttcaaaGTTCATCTATTCCAATCCATGTCAAAAGATTAGTAAGTTAtctactatgagcaatgaagatgagattgattttttaatttcatgttttaaatttttactttcagtgTTCACAAAGTGTAtttcaaagattttgatgaagttaatgaattaatttttacttttaatttcactaatggttttgtgaattgaataatggATTAACGATGAGGAATcaacaaaaggacaaaaaaatagtaaattcaaatttgggtggagaagatgaagattgatgttatccaatgagaaattaagtaatctttgtatttaattaatttgttatgtatttagttttccttataggtttgaattttagaaaattagtgtatttATTAGTCATCTTACACGTGAGTAATAtaatctttcaataattcaaatgtttgtagggtgaaatAAGAAAATAATAGGGTGGCAATACTCAATAGACGCACCCTAGAAAatattatgttcatgttcatgtAATGGTGTTTCCCATTTTGTAGCCTCTATTGTGCCATATAGTAaaaataatgatgatgatgatgatcacaACAACATTAATTGTGTTGCATAAGCCAACCAATGGTCAAGTGGATAAAAATCTAATAGTTCTTAGAACCTTTATTTATATGCAAATAAGGCATTAGGCGATATATTAGCTCTTCGTTAGCGATCACTGTGACTAGCTAGCGCCTGTCATCTCCAAAGGAAGAGGACCAATACACCCAGAAACCCACCACTTTTCCCCTTATTTGaaattattaaaataaataaaaacaaagtttaCAACATAATTAATTGGGGGAGAGAAGTGAGAACCAAATCCAATTCGACTTAAGAAAGAGAGACACTTTCTCACAACCTTATTCATTCGCCAAATGATGTTACAACACTCTAGTAGTTATTCTAACTTCTTTATCTAACATAATATGTCACCGAAGCAAGAAGCAAATTACATTATTCATAGTTTCATACCAATGGAATTGAAGGCAACAACTACAATTCCTCTGTCTTGATTTTATATGAATATGGGATAGCAACGGCTTTCAGAGGATACTTCATTTGTGTTTTGACGCCGGTGGATTCAGTCATGTCTATGTCATGGGCGCCTACTCCACCAGGCACTAACCAGTCGAACTTGTGCACCAAATTTGCCAAAGCAATCTCATTAACCATTGCGGCATACTGAATTCCGGGGCAGCTCCTCCTTCCAGCTCCAAATGGAATAAATTCGAAATGATTCCCTTTATAATCTACATCACTGTTCAAGAACCTCTCTGGTTCATACTTGTCTGGGTTGTTGTATGATTTAGGATCTCTTCCTATCTGCCATGCGTTATCTATAATTTGCGTGTTGGCTTTAACGTTGTAACCCTTTATTTTCATATCTTCAGTTGAAATCCTGAATAATAAAGTTAACGGAGGATGTAAGCGAAGAGTTTCCTTGATCACAGCCTTCAAGTAGTTCATACCATTCAAATCATCCTCATTGATCTCTGATTTGTTTCCCGCTATTCCCCTGACCTCATTTTGCAATTTTTTCATTACTCTTGGATGTCTCAAAAGCTCTGCCATCGTCCACTCTAGGAGTGTATATGATGTATCGGTGCCACCTGAAAACATGTCCTACAAAAACAATTTGAGTCGGCTAAACTCATGtaaacatatagatatataaagGCCTTCTCTACTAATTAAAGTTAACCTTTCTTTAAAAAGGTCATTAATAGAAATTTTGTGTGTTGAATGTGGACTACTTACCAAGAGGAGAGCTTTTACGGTGACTCTATCAATAGGTAATCCAATTGATGAGTTGTCTTCTTGAATCCCAAGTAAAACGTCCACGAAATCATTTTGGCCGTTTTCCTCCTGATCATCTGGATGATTCACATTGTCGTTAATGTTTCCACACTTTGAACGTTGATCGATATGATCTTGAATCACTCTATCTAAAAGGTCATCAAATTGTTTAGCCACCTTGTCTAATTTAGAGTCCAAACCATTGACACGAGTTAACCAAGCGAGCCATGGGATATAGTCTCCGATATAGATACCTCCCAGTAACTCAATAAACTCCCACACAAGATCCTTAAACAATATTTTGTCACCATCTTCCCCAACGACGCTATTGTACTTCCTCCCCGTAGTCACTCTACAGGCTAGATCAATAGTAAGCATCACAAAGATCTCCCTTAAATTCACGACGGAGGACTTTGAGGAGGAGGATATACATGACTGTTCTATCCTGTTGATCATGATTTTTGCTTCGTCTTCTCTCACTGCACGAAAAGAGCAAACCTTTTTGGTGCTCAGAAGATTTAAAACACATATACTCCTCAACTGCCTCCAGTACTCACTATAAGGTGCAGACGCCAAGTCTTTGTAATTGTAGAGAAGCTTCTTAAAGACGGTGGACTTTGGTCTGCTGGCAATTGTGAGGTCATGTGTTTTCAAGACCTCGCGCGCAACCTCAGCCGTGGAGACAACAAGGACTGGGACACTTCCAAAATGGAGTAGCATGAGGGGGCCATGGTGATGAGCTAAGGCTTGGAGTGAGCGATGAGGATGTGAGTCTAGTTGATGAAGGTTCCCGAGGAAAGGGAGCTTTGGTGGAGAAGGTGGTGGGTTTTTGGTAGTAACGGAGGAGTATCTGCGAAAGAGAACGAAGAAAATGGGCACACATAGTACTAATGTGAGGGTGAAATAATATTCCATCAAAAGGGAGATTTTATGGGTCGACGTCAGCTCTATCATTTTGATCAGGAGACTTAACatcctcattttcttcttctttgagtCCTCGTGTGCCTCTTCACTCCTCTAGGGTCTATTCTATCgtctatatacacacacacacacacacacacatttgcGTGTTTGATACCCGCAGAAGGTGTTGAGAATATTtatatcccacatgggaaaaatgggacattgccaaTGGATTTATAAagatttgggccactccatcaattgccaattggttttggatgtgaaccccagattactttatcatggtatcagagcgggttacccacgtgtgcatgcctcatggccacacgggctccacgtcacccaaagttgtccaagtgtatggcttgaaaatttaccacacgtgcgggggcgtgttgagaatatatatatcccacatgagaaaaatgagaccttgccaatgagtttataaggatttgggccactccatccactgcaaattagttttggatgtgaaccccagattactttatcagaaGGTACAGTCCAACTATGAGGTCCATCGACAGGCCGCATTACAATAATAGGTAGGTGAGTTTTGGAGAGCCTTTTGGCTGGTACAACCACTctatttatatatacatatagccTTTTGGCTGGTACAAccactctatatatatatatatatatatatatatacacatacccTACATATATGTGTGCGGGACACACACATTTGACATTTACATGTTTGATACCCGCGGAAGGTACATTCCAACTATTCTAAACCCCTATACTAAAGATGGGTTTAGTAGTTCATAAGCGGTCTGTTTTGTAAAGGTTCCAGCCGAGCCAGCGATTCTACGTCTCTTACTTCTTTCTATTCTGATCAAGCCGTTTGGTGTAATGACTCGGATTTACGATTTTGTCCTTGCTTCCTTTCCATTCTTATCAATTGATGGCCGAGTATATAAGCAAAACGTGTAATGTATTGTGTTCGGGAAGCCTTCATCAACATCGAGAATCACTATTACTGTTACCTAACCTCAGAGTCTGCAAAATCACCCACAGTAAGAGTTCGGCTCTGTAAGATCAACATCAATCTCGTCGTTATCcatcttttcttcttcagaTACCCAAactgattttgtttgattttcacAATATTATCGTCTTTCTGAAAACGATTGATGTCAGATTGGTTTTCTGTCGTTTGCAATCTCTGTAAAAGTACGTTCAAGGAGTGAGATACAAAAGAGCAAAGGACATACCAATATTTTGATTTATAACATTGATTAGAACAAAACATGAGATCAAAAAAGCTTTGCTTGAGTTCTAATATACTGAGACGTGCAAATCGTTTTGCCTGTTGTCCAATTTATTCTCAAATCCTGGTTCCCCTATTGCAGATCATTCATTTTGAGTAGCTACGATTTTTCTGTactcttttttaattttatcgTCAGTCTTAATTACAATATTGGCTTCATGTATGTTATTGGGAAAAGTTCTTCAATTTCCGCTGCAAAGTGAATAATTTATATATTGGATTTTTAAAATATTGTTAGTCATTTGATGATATTAATATCTATTTTGCTTTGTGAGCTTAATAATGCTCCTGTTGCTCTCAGAGGATTTGAATTTAGCGGACATCAGGAAAACTGCTGATTGATTGAACCAAAGTATAGAAATAGGCAATTGATAATACTGGTTTCCTTTTGAGGATAACGGTTTAGTCCTTTTTGTGATAAGCTTTACACTGTTATTGAGCAAAACATAAacctttgttctttcttttgttaattaaagATCATCTAATTCAATTATTTgtatgtatatgaaatttgcTTTCACTTTGTAGTGTTTCCTGTAGCTTTTGAATAGTTCCAAGAACCAAACTTTTTTGGCACTCTAAACCAGACAGAggaaactaaaacaaataaaaaagatcTGGTTTTTAATCTTATTTCATCTTCATTGTTAAACCAAAGCTATGTGATTCCGTCTAATCTGTATCCACTTTTCTGGATAAGAATCTtagtgtatatatttatctgtATGTGTACATATATGAAAACTATGGAGTAATTGATAAATTATGTACAAATGATCAATGTTGTGTGATTGAGTGATCAAAATTGGGAATTCATTTGGACaaattggtttttggttttctgtcaGAGTTTCCGCTGAAGTACAATTTTTGGCAATGTCATATAATAGTTTAGGTTTCATAATGGAGTTGTTTGGGTTGTGTTTACTGAATTTTGGAGTTTCATAATGCATAGAGAATGGAGCAAAAATCATACCAAGAATGGAATTCGGATTGAGCTCTCACATATTTCATTTCTTTGTGTAAAtaattgttgttttcttttgtattaTACATGTTTTCAAAAAATGGTGGCATGATGTTTTTGAATAGGTAGATTCTTCGGTTTAGATTGATCAAGTGTACCTTCTTTAGGGGTAGAAACATATACCGCTTAGGACTCAGTAGTcttaagagatttttttttgaactttGGGAAAGgttcagaaaaatcaagataaaaagttatgtaattaatattatCAATGCAGTTGACAATGATAGTTGGGATGTAAGTCTCTAAAGTCCCATCTTTGATCAGATTTAAAATGTCAGCAGCACAATTGCAGGAAGTGAAATTGAGAAAAATCGCAAGACCTGGAAACAAAGTGGCTCATCGTTTAGCCAAAGAAGGCATACACATTAGGGAATCAGCCTTTTAGAAGGAAAGTAACCTCCCATTGGTTGAAAATCTTATCAGAGAAGATATATCCAGTTGATGTAGAGAAGGAATAACCTATTTAAGCATTTTGTTTTGACCAAGAGTTGTCAGTTGTGTTTCAGTTTTCATTCTAATGAAAGCAATTTCATtttaatcaaaagaaaaaagaaaaaaaaaacaagatttgccttttttaaaaacaacaaaagcaTGTGTTGAGTAAAATGGTTATGAGTTTTgtatattttgtttgttttgtttacaattgttgttgctgtttcttgtaactttatttttctttagctGTTGAAAATTTCATTTGTTGTTTTTTCTGTAGTTGGAGCTCAAAAGTTACATATATTCAAGAAATTGTGAAGACCAGCTTTTTTAAACTCACACACATTTATCACTATAATCTATATGTTACTGCACTATCATATTGAATCTGGACATTAATAGTTTATAGTGATCAACACGACCATTGAATCTgggttttctttcttcttggaTCCTTCTTAGCTGTGTGATGTAcagtttgtttttcattttgggTACAATTggaacaaaattttcttttcaattccAATTCAATTCTCTTTTCCTGACTTCATTTCTTGGAAATATCAAGtctattttatatttttcttctgcttAATGAGCAGCAACATGGTTGGCGAACAATACCAATCATTAAGTGAAACACTTAGAAGTAATATGTCCTTTCAAATTAAAGCTTTTTAATGCTCTAAACCTTTTGAGTGCTCTTAAATCAGAAGTTAATCAAGACAGAATCATACCGGTAGCTTTTATAATATTTATTGATAATGCACAAATTAGTCACTATACTTCCTTGAACATGGGCATATTCCTTTCTTTCCGCTTGGACATGCGGACATGCATGTCTTCCCTTTACTTTaatatcttttctttttgtttttctttttcttttttggaagtTAACTGATGAAAAGACATGATTCATTCTGGATTATGCACTGATTATGTTCCATGAATGAGATGCATTGTTAGATACTGTGATCTTTTGCTTTCTGTCATTACAAATCTGTACTCTGAGCTCACTCTCTTCTGTCAGCTCCCAGGTCTTCATCTGCTGCTTCTTAACTAGAGAAGAGGTAGAAACCCTATGATAAGAAACCTGATCTGAAGATCCTTTTCGCTTTATCACTGTATATATAGACTTTACGGTTGTAGATTATTCATCGCTTTAATTAATTATCAACTACTTTGGTTTCTCATGCATCTCATTATAGGTTTTTAGTTTAAATTAGATTCTTTTCTACTTCAATTATGTTGCTGGAAGTCATCAATCATCTCTCTTTAGGTGCATGCATGTTTTGATTTCTGCCCAAATGTACTGAACTGCATTACAAGGTGTTCAGTTCAATTATGAGTTTTCTTTATTCCACACAGTGTCGTAATTGCTAATTGAGAATTTAATGCATTTTTATGGTTTGATACTTCAATCTAAATTTCAGGCTCAGAAATCATTGATGTTGAACAGCAGCAGAGGAGCAATAGTGACAGCTTTTTCGATATTGAAGAGCTCCTGCAGATTGGGACCAGATGCAGAGGGGTGTGGTTTCTGCTTttcaaagtaaaagaaaaaatatattggTTATGTTGTGCATCAAAATTATGAATATGAACTGCAATACGATAGGAATTAACTGAATTATATCCAACCAAGCAGCTTAAGAAGGTAATAGTTGCAAATTTGCCAATACACTTCCTTTTTGTTGTGTTAGTCAATGTATTGGTTTGTTCGGTATTATGGCTTGAGAGAGATTTTGGACCTGGAGTTCCTGAAACAAGAGGCTACTTAAATTTTGTACCATTCCACAAGATTTCGATTTGATAATGTCTTTTTCACACTATTTATTTCAGCTGCTGCTAGAATagatgcttttttttttgtgggtcaAATGATGTCCCTTGATACTAAGATCTACTTTAGCTCAATCAAGGCTTCTAATTCATAACACTAAATCCCGCGGCAAAGCGCGGGCAAACTTTCTAGTGAGGTACATAGATGAGTTTTGGAGCTCCTTTGGCTGGTACAACGTAACCActctatacatatatacatacatatataattgCGCGCGCATGTTTGATACCCAAGGATGGTACAGTCCAACTATGAGGTACATCAGTGGGCCGGTATTACAATAATAGGTACGTACGTAGATGAGTTTTGGGGCGCCTCTTGGCTGGCAGTCTGGCACAACCACTCTATACTATACATGTATAAGTATAGGGAGGGGATCCTCTAGTTGAGCTTCCTAAGCATTCTACCAGATGACAACGCGTGTCCATTGTTAGATCTTATGGTAAGGAGGCACGGCCTCTGTTCCCTGCTTTGAAAAAATTGCCACCTCAAGGAGGCACAGAACCTGATTGAATGAAATTAAGAACACgagagagaaaaatgagacGAAATGTAGAAAAGTTGGgtaaaatatttgttttatgtcctaccttttttcaattatttccCCATATATCGTGGACAACTCGTGAGAAATTCATGTGAATAAATTGATGAAAGTGGACCTATATAACACAATTATACATACAGACATATACAGACATAGGCTTCGGATCCAAATTGTAGACTTGTAGTCGTTGGAGAGGTAAAACCAATTAATTAGACATCAATATATGATGGAAGCATATGTGATCGAGGCAGCATGAGAGTACTGATCGATCGATTCATTTGATTCATTCGAGGAAAAAGATTACAGGGAAAACAAGGTTTCATGGATCAGCTGCTCTAGCATTTTTATGAGGAACAATTTGTATGTGTGTCTTCATTCATTCTGTGCTGAAATAATGAAGTGGCTAAAATACTAGCTACTTAACAAGTATAAAGTGCTTGTAAGGAGAACAAGCAGCATCAGTGGGCCGTGGCGCTGGGATAGAAGTTGTAAGGACCGGTGAGGGAGGCAGCCCAACTGGTGGAGGTTCCCTATGATTGGGAGGCCCGGCGGAGAAGGAGGCAAGCATTTCTGGGTTGGCGGTGTAGTGGGAATAAGCTATCCGATGAGGAAGATTGTGAAGAAGACGAAGGGAAAAGCGAATGTAAATAGATTCGATGCTGCAACAGCTGGGGGTTGCTCCATGGTCAAAGAACGAGTCTTATTTCTTCTGCATTGCTGGTTGGCTGCTCCAGCAGTGGAAATGTCTCTGCATCTGTTATGAAGTGCTGGTCTGAAATGTAAGCGTTTTTTATTTGTTCCTAGAGTCTCAGACAAATTGAGAGAGCTGAGAGCAAAGTCTTTTACAGTGCTCCGAGTTTTTactatcactactacaaaaattgaatcagacgacggctaaaaaccgtcgtctgatatggaggtAAAGCGTCGTctatcgaggcgccgtctgatgaagatCAATTGTAGAGAACCGTCGTGTGAATGGCTCGGCAGCATGGGGTGCAGCATGTCGGCAgcctgtcgacagcattagctATTGTGTGAGTGTTATTCAGACAATGGGCaactttagaaactgttgtgtgaaggcaATTCAGAAGTCGTTTTTTTTCTATAACCGTTATGTGACTTTTATTCAcacgacagtttttattttgagGTCATTGTGAACATTGTGCACATACGACaattttttgtggttattgttgtcccaatagaatgattcaatgcattatacATGTTGGAACTGAAATCGaaaatgatcaaattaacaGTAGCtatcaatatatagaagaaattgttataatccacatcatgcaccaaaatggattgtgcaaaggtaatctttcatccacaaaaggagtacatctaatacTACTCTCCTAACAATATACATCCATAAATTTACTTAAAGGAGTCTAGCTTTgctgctctcatggcctcattggagtctagctttgGAAGCTTCTGTATGTgctttttcctctctttctgCAGTTCCAACTGCATATGGATCAATAGTTCATATGGAGATTGTTTAAGTGAGTAATTGCTTGTCTAGATAATAATAGATGATCAAGAAAGCAGGTTTGCTAAATTTATGCCGGCAGAAGTTCCAGCATGTAAACCATTGTTGCTTTTGCATTATGTAGCTATTTGCCTTGATAGAAGTTCCAGACTGTCAACAAAGGAGTTGCCTgacaaaagtaaccaaacagAGAGAGAATAGAAATGAGAATTttaaaatgactttttttttattcaaacgtTTATCTGCAAGTGATCTTTGTACTTGGTGAACTCATACATATATGCAAATGGGTCAAGACAATTGATGCATGATTTGAAACTGAAAAGTGGATGATCAAGTTGTGTGCGcgtgtgtgtgtgcgtgcgggggggggggggggggatatgGAGTACACTAATGCTGAAAGTGAATTGAATCTATTCAGTGTAAAAATGCAGAAGGAATGCGAATTAGTTAAAAAATTGCAGGCAACTGAATTATTTTTATTAAGTGAATAAGAAATGATCTAGATAACAAAGATAAACCAAAGTATGAACAAAGATGCCAAGAATAGAATGACAAAAGAAAGAGCAAATTTATAGATTCTGACCTGGACATCTTTGTGTGGGAGGAACTTTGTCAAGTTATGGATTATCAATCTTATATCTTGAAcctagaaataaaaaaaaaagtacttaaATTTTTGAATTGAGTTGACAAAacaaatgtgtgtgtgtgttgaagAATCTCAAAGCCTGTTTT contains these protein-coding regions:
- the LOC112176869 gene encoding cytochrome P450 736A117 produces the protein MRMLSLLIKMIELTSTHKISLLMEYYFTLTLVLCVPIFFVLFRRYSSVTTKNPPPSPPKLPFLGNLHQLDSHPHRSLQALAHHHGPLMLLHFGSVPVLVVSTAEVAREVLKTHDLTIASRPKSTVFKKLLYNYKDLASAPYSEYWRQLRSICVLNLLSTKKVCSFRAVREDEAKIMINRIEQSCISSSSKSSVVNLREIFVMLTIDLACRVTTGRKYNSVVGEDGDKILFKDLVWEFIELLGGIYIGDYIPWLAWLTRVNGLDSKLDKVAKQFDDLLDRVIQDHIDQRSKCGNINDNVNHPDDQEENGQNDFVDVLLGIQEDNSSIGLPIDRVTVKALLLDMFSGGTDTSYTLLEWTMAELLRHPRVMKKLQNEVRGIAGNKSEINEDDLNGMNYLKAVIKETLRLHPPLTLLFRISTEDMKIKGYNVKANTQIIDNAWQIGRDPKSYNNPDKYEPERFLNSDVDYKGNHFEFIPFGAGRRSCPGIQYAAMVNEIALANLVHKFDWLVPGGVGAHDIDMTESTGVKTQMKYPLKAVAIPYSYKIKTEEL